The Streptomyces sp. NL15-2K genome contains a region encoding:
- a CDS encoding bifunctional polysaccharide deacetylase/glycosyltransferase family 2 protein, with product MASRTRRPGAATGAPDGSRRRRLPMRLLLPVLILAALMAMLMLRGYVHSEILADHRVQPEAAADQVPRRILDGGPVIDTRGGRTTSLKVPDHRMVLTFDDGPDPIWTPKVLDVLRKHDAHAVFFITGTMASRHPDLVQRLVDEGHEIGLHTFNHPDLSLQSKERIDWELSQNQLAISGAAGIRTSLFRPPYSSYAAALDNNTWPITQYIGSRGYISVLSSVDSRDWSTPGVEQIIRNVTPEGGKGAVVLMHDSGGDRHQTVEALDRFLPQMKAEGYEFDHLTEALDAPSAHTRVAGVDLWKGKAWVFLVQASNNITAVLVVGLAIIGFLVIARFGLMLLLSAIHARRVRRRDFRWGEPVTEPVSVLVPAYNEAKCIENTCRSLMESDHPIEVIVIDDGSSDGTARIVENLDLPGVRVVRQLNAGKPAALNRGVANARYDLVVMMDGDTVFEPSTVRELVQPFGDPRVGAVAGNAKVGNKDTLIGAWQHIEYVMGFNLDRRMYDVLNCMPTIPGAVGAFRRSALERVGGMSDDTLAEDTDITMAIHRDGWRVVYAEKARAWTEAPESVQQLWSQRYRWSYGTMQAIWKHRRALFDRGPSGRFGRVGLPLVSLFMVLAPLLAPLIDVFLVYGLVFGPTGKTIAAWFGVLAIQAACATYAFVLDRERLTPLISLPLQQILYRQLMYVVLLQSWITALTGGRLRWQKLRRKGGVSAPPGAAPAQDRQVVDGRPVG from the coding sequence ATGGCATCCCGCACCCGCCGTCCCGGGGCTGCGACCGGAGCCCCCGACGGCTCCCGGCGCCGCCGCCTGCCCATGCGCCTGCTGCTGCCCGTGCTGATCCTCGCCGCCCTGATGGCGATGCTGATGCTGCGCGGCTACGTGCACAGCGAGATCCTCGCCGACCACCGCGTCCAGCCCGAGGCCGCCGCCGACCAGGTGCCCCGGCGGATCCTCGACGGCGGCCCGGTCATCGACACCCGCGGCGGCCGCACCACCAGCCTGAAGGTGCCCGACCACCGCATGGTCCTCACCTTCGACGACGGCCCGGACCCGATCTGGACCCCCAAGGTCCTGGACGTGCTCAGGAAGCACGACGCGCACGCCGTCTTCTTCATCACCGGCACCATGGCCTCGCGCCACCCGGACCTGGTCCAGCGCCTGGTCGACGAGGGCCACGAGATCGGTCTGCACACCTTCAACCACCCCGACCTCTCCCTCCAGTCGAAGGAGCGCATCGACTGGGAGCTGTCGCAGAACCAGCTCGCGATCAGCGGCGCCGCCGGCATCCGCACCTCGCTGTTCCGGCCGCCGTACTCCTCGTACGCGGCCGCCCTGGACAACAACACCTGGCCGATCACCCAGTACATCGGCAGCCGCGGCTACATCTCCGTCCTCAGCAGCGTCGACAGCCGGGACTGGAGCACGCCGGGAGTCGAGCAGATCATCCGCAACGTCACGCCCGAGGGCGGCAAGGGCGCGGTCGTCCTGATGCACGACTCCGGCGGCGACCGCCACCAGACCGTCGAGGCGCTGGACCGCTTCCTGCCGCAGATGAAGGCCGAGGGCTACGAGTTCGACCACCTCACCGAGGCCCTCGACGCACCCAGCGCGCACACCCGGGTCGCCGGCGTCGACCTGTGGAAGGGCAAGGCGTGGGTCTTCCTCGTGCAGGCCTCCAACAACATCACGGCCGTCCTGGTGGTCGGTCTCGCGATCATCGGCTTCCTGGTCATCGCCCGCTTCGGGCTGATGCTCCTGCTCTCCGCCATCCACGCCCGCCGGGTGCGCCGCCGCGACTTCCGCTGGGGAGAACCGGTCACCGAACCGGTGTCGGTGCTGGTCCCGGCGTACAACGAGGCCAAGTGCATCGAGAACACCTGCCGCTCGCTGATGGAGAGCGACCATCCCATCGAAGTGATCGTCATCGACGACGGTTCGAGTGACGGCACGGCACGGATCGTCGAGAACCTGGACCTGCCGGGCGTCCGCGTGGTCCGTCAGCTCAACGCGGGCAAGCCCGCCGCCCTCAACCGGGGCGTGGCGAACGCCCGGTACGACCTGGTCGTGATGATGGACGGAGACACCGTCTTCGAGCCGTCCACGGTCCGCGAACTCGTCCAGCCGTTCGGCGATCCCCGCGTCGGCGCGGTCGCCGGCAACGCCAAGGTCGGCAACAAGGACACCCTCATCGGAGCCTGGCAGCACATCGAGTACGTGATGGGCTTCAACCTCGACCGCCGTATGTACGACGTCCTGAACTGCATGCCGACCATCCCGGGCGCGGTCGGAGCCTTCCGGCGATCGGCCCTCGAACGGGTCGGTGGCATGAGCGACGACACGCTCGCCGAGGACACCGACATCACCATGGCCATCCACCGCGACGGCTGGCGCGTCGTCTACGCGGAGAAGGCCCGCGCCTGGACCGAGGCCCCGGAGTCCGTCCAGCAGCTGTGGTCCCAGCGCTACCGCTGGTCGTACGGCACCATGCAGGCGATCTGGAAGCACCGCCGCGCCCTCTTCGACCGGGGCCCGTCGGGCCGCTTCGGCCGAGTCGGACTGCCTCTCGTCTCCCTCTTCATGGTTCTGGCCCCGCTGCTCGCGCCCCTGATCGACGTGTTCCTCGTCTACGGCCTGGTCTTCGGCCCCACCGGCAAGACGATCGCGGCCTGGTTCGGCGTCCTGGCCATCCAGGCGGCCTGCGCGACCTACGCCTTCGTGCTCGACCGCGAGCGCCTGACCCCGCTCATCTCCCTGCCCCTGCAACAGATCCTCTACCGCCAGCTGATGTACGTCGTGCTGCTCCAGTCCTGGATCACCGCCCTGACCGGCGGCCGGCTGCGCTGGCAGAAGCTGCGGCGCAAGGGCGGAGTGTCCGCGCCGCCGGGCGCCGCCCCCGCGCAGGACAGGCAGGTCGTGGACGGGAGGCCGGTCGGATGA
- a CDS encoding nitrate/nitrite transporter: MTAPSTAPPSRGGRWIQQWDPEDETFWKETGEKVARRNLIFSVLSEHIGFSIWTMWSVLVLFMGPEYGLTPADKFLLTSMVTLVGAVVRVPYTFAVAIFGGRNWTIVSAGLLLVPTVAAFAVMEPGTSFNTFLLVGLLAGIGGGNFASSMTNINAFFPLRKKGWALGLNAGGGNIGVPVIQLVALAVIGASAGPRVLLGIYIPFIVVAAVLAALFMDNIENVKNDTGAAKDAAKDAHTWIMSFLYIGTFGSFIGYSFAFGQVLTNQFGRTPLEAAYVTFIGPLLGSLIRPFGGWLADKYGGAKITLYNYVGMGVATAVLIAASMEKSLALFTVAFVVLFVLTGLGNGSTYKMIPGIFQTKALAKGLQGEEAAAYGRRLSGASMGLIGAVGALGGVGINLAFRQSFLSYGSGTGAFVAFLAFYAACFAVTWAVYLRRTAARTQADSTTSEAKPQLSYAEV, encoded by the coding sequence ATGACAGCCCCTAGTACCGCACCCCCGAGCAGGGGCGGCCGCTGGATCCAGCAGTGGGATCCGGAGGACGAGACCTTCTGGAAGGAGACCGGAGAGAAGGTCGCCCGCCGCAACCTGATCTTCTCCGTCCTTTCCGAGCACATCGGGTTCTCGATCTGGACCATGTGGTCCGTGCTGGTGCTCTTCATGGGCCCGGAGTACGGGCTCACCCCGGCGGACAAGTTCCTGCTGACGTCCATGGTCACGCTGGTCGGAGCCGTCGTCCGCGTGCCCTACACCTTCGCCGTCGCGATCTTCGGCGGACGGAACTGGACGATCGTCTCGGCCGGCCTCCTCCTCGTCCCCACCGTCGCCGCGTTCGCCGTGATGGAGCCGGGGACGTCCTTCAACACCTTCCTGCTGGTCGGCCTGCTGGCCGGTATCGGCGGCGGCAACTTCGCGTCGTCGATGACCAACATCAACGCGTTCTTCCCGCTCCGTAAGAAGGGGTGGGCGCTCGGCCTCAACGCCGGCGGCGGCAACATCGGCGTACCGGTGATCCAGCTGGTCGCGCTCGCCGTCATCGGTGCCAGCGCCGGTCCGCGGGTGCTGCTCGGGATCTACATCCCGTTCATCGTCGTCGCCGCCGTCCTCGCCGCGCTCTTCATGGACAACATCGAGAACGTGAAGAACGACACCGGCGCCGCCAAGGACGCCGCGAAGGACGCCCACACCTGGATCATGTCCTTCCTCTACATCGGCACCTTCGGCTCCTTCATCGGATACAGCTTCGCCTTCGGCCAGGTGCTGACGAACCAGTTCGGGCGGACCCCGCTGGAGGCGGCGTACGTCACCTTCATCGGCCCGCTGCTCGGCTCGCTGATCCGGCCCTTCGGCGGCTGGCTCGCCGACAAGTACGGCGGCGCCAAGATCACGCTGTACAACTACGTCGGCATGGGCGTGGCCACCGCCGTCCTCATCGCCGCCAGCATGGAGAAGTCGCTGGCCCTGTTCACCGTCGCGTTCGTGGTGCTGTTCGTGCTCACCGGCCTCGGCAACGGCTCGACGTACAAGATGATCCCCGGCATCTTCCAGACCAAGGCCCTGGCCAAGGGACTGCAGGGTGAGGAAGCCGCCGCCTACGGCCGCCGCCTCTCCGGTGCCTCCATGGGACTCATCGGCGCGGTCGGCGCGCTCGGCGGCGTCGGCATCAACCTCGCCTTCCGGCAGTCCTTCCTCTCCTACGGCTCCGGCACCGGCGCGTTCGTCGCCTTCCTCGCCTTCTACGCCGCCTGCTTCGCGGTCACCTGGGCCGTATACCTTCGCCGCACGGCCGCCCGGACACAGGCCGACAGCACGACCTCGGAGGCGAAGCCGCAGCTCAGCTACGCCGAGGTGTGA
- a CDS encoding LysR family transcriptional regulator: MPATGHHLDPRLLRAFLAVAEELHFTRAAARLYVAQQALSRDVRRLERELGAELFVRTTRQVTLTADGERLVPYARRALEAQDELLAAFRQARPLLVDLNSPGLATGRRVLHRARELAPEHELMARYESGLTYAAGELLAGRLDASFGRFAGLSPALRAGLDHQPVRYEPMAVLLPEDHPLAALEAVPLSALAGEAVYAGAGNPRTPEWTDLARRLFEGRGIEVAPPAPLAVGDEEFQRIMAKTRNPILVVVDFPAMPATVRRPLIRPIPLSPVSLVWRKGLVHSGLDALRRAALELTVEEGWLRRPAEGWIPANDSDLMGTHY; encoded by the coding sequence ATGCCCGCCACCGGTCACCACCTCGACCCCCGTCTGCTGCGCGCCTTCCTCGCCGTCGCCGAGGAACTGCACTTCACACGCGCCGCGGCCCGCCTCTACGTCGCCCAGCAGGCGCTCAGCCGGGACGTACGGCGGCTGGAGCGGGAGTTGGGCGCCGAGCTTTTCGTCCGCACCACCCGGCAGGTGACGCTGACGGCCGACGGCGAGCGGCTGGTGCCGTACGCCCGCCGCGCCCTGGAGGCCCAGGACGAGCTGCTCGCCGCCTTCCGGCAGGCCCGGCCCCTGCTGGTGGACCTCAACTCCCCCGGACTGGCCACCGGGCGCCGCGTCCTGCACCGGGCCCGTGAACTGGCCCCCGAGCACGAGCTGATGGCCCGCTACGAGAGCGGGCTGACCTACGCGGCGGGGGAGTTGCTCGCGGGCCGGCTCGACGCGTCGTTCGGGCGGTTCGCCGGTCTGTCCCCGGCGCTGCGGGCGGGCCTCGACCATCAGCCCGTGCGCTACGAGCCGATGGCGGTCCTGCTGCCCGAGGACCACCCGCTGGCGGCGCTGGAGGCCGTGCCGCTCTCCGCGCTCGCCGGCGAGGCCGTGTACGCGGGCGCCGGGAATCCCCGCACGCCGGAGTGGACCGACCTCGCGCGTCGGCTCTTCGAGGGGCGCGGCATCGAGGTCGCGCCGCCCGCTCCGCTCGCCGTCGGGGACGAGGAGTTCCAGCGGATCATGGCCAAGACGCGGAATCCGATCCTCGTAGTGGTGGATTTTCCGGCCATGCCCGCGACGGTGCGGCGTCCGCTCATCCGTCCGATTCCGCTGTCACCCGTGTCACTCGTGTGGCGAAAGGGGCTGGTGCATTCCGGACTCGATGCGCTGCGCCGGGCCGCGCTCGAACTCACGGTCGAGGAAGGCTGGCTGCGACGGCCCGCCGAGGGATGGATTCCAGCCAATGATTCCGACCTGATGGGCACCCACTATTGA
- a CDS encoding uroporphyrinogen-III synthase: MYDEQQRPDHGPLAGFTVGVTAARRADELGALLQRRGAAVLHAPALRIVPLSDDSELLASTKEVIHQVPDVVVATTAIGFRGWIEAADGWGLGEDLLEKLRGVELLARGPKVKGAVRAAGLTEEWSPSSESMAEVLDRLLDEGVDGRRIAVQLHGEPLPGFVEALRAAGAEVVGVPVYRWMPPEDIGPVDRLLDATVSRGLDALTFTSAPAAASLLSRAEDRSLLPELLAALNHDVLPACVGPVTALPLQAHGVDTVQPERFRLGPLVQLLCQELPGRARALPIAGHRVEIRGHAVLVDGDLKPVPPAGMSLLRSLSRRPGWVVSRSELLRALPGAGRDEHAVETAMARLRTALGAPKLIQTVVKRGYRLALDPAADAKYSDV; this comes from the coding sequence ATGTACGACGAACAGCAGCGACCGGACCACGGGCCCCTGGCGGGGTTCACCGTGGGAGTGACCGCCGCGCGCCGGGCCGACGAGCTGGGCGCGCTGCTCCAGCGGCGCGGAGCCGCCGTACTGCACGCCCCTGCCCTGCGCATCGTGCCGCTGTCCGACGACAGTGAGCTGCTCGCGTCGACCAAGGAGGTCATCCACCAGGTTCCGGATGTCGTGGTCGCCACGACCGCGATCGGCTTCCGGGGCTGGATCGAGGCCGCCGACGGATGGGGCCTGGGCGAGGACCTGCTGGAGAAGCTGCGCGGCGTGGAGCTGCTCGCGCGCGGCCCCAAGGTCAAGGGCGCCGTACGGGCCGCCGGGCTGACCGAGGAGTGGTCGCCGTCGTCGGAGTCCATGGCCGAGGTGCTCGACCGGCTGCTGGACGAGGGCGTCGACGGCCGCCGTATCGCCGTCCAGCTGCACGGCGAGCCGCTGCCCGGGTTCGTGGAGGCGCTGCGGGCCGCCGGAGCGGAGGTCGTCGGGGTGCCGGTGTACCGGTGGATGCCGCCGGAGGACATCGGGCCGGTGGACCGGCTCCTGGACGCGACCGTCTCCCGAGGCCTGGACGCGCTCACGTTCACGAGCGCGCCGGCGGCGGCGTCGCTGCTGTCCCGTGCCGAGGACCGCAGCCTGCTGCCCGAACTGCTCGCCGCCCTCAACCACGACGTGCTGCCGGCCTGCGTCGGCCCGGTCACCGCGCTGCCGCTCCAGGCCCACGGCGTCGACACGGTCCAGCCGGAACGCTTCCGGCTCGGCCCGCTCGTCCAGCTGCTCTGCCAGGAACTCCCGGGCCGGGCGCGGGCGCTGCCGATCGCCGGGCACCGGGTGGAGATCCGGGGGCACGCGGTGCTGGTGGACGGCGACCTGAAGCCGGTACCGCCGGCCGGGATGTCCCTGCTGCGGTCGTTGTCGCGGCGGCCGGGGTGGGTGGTGTCCCGGTCCGAGCTGTTGCGGGCGTTGCCGGGCGCGGGACGGGACGAGCATGCCGTCGAGACGGCCATGGCCCGGCTGCGTACGGCTTTGGGGGCGCCGAAGTTGATTCAGACGGTGGTCAAGCGGGGGTACCGGTTGGCGCTCGACCCCGCCGCTGACGCGAAGTACTCGGACGTGTGA
- a CDS encoding CGNR zinc finger domain-containing protein: MALGTATGAYELRFDAGRICLDLLATTHPVERLDSLVVLRAWITGSGLVPEGTPLAHADASWLVGFRELRGRIGQLVPGGPAPQGRLYGLALGRVNEIARAAPPAPRAVPGEDGTLVRELHGPPECAALLGAVARDAVELLTDPVARAGLRQCEGDNCPIVYLDTSRGRRRRWCSSEVCGNRERVARHRRRAAVARA, encoded by the coding sequence ATGGCATTGGGTACGGCCACGGGCGCGTACGAGCTTCGGTTCGACGCCGGGCGGATCTGCCTGGATCTCCTCGCGACCACCCACCCCGTCGAACGCCTCGACTCCCTCGTGGTCCTGCGTGCCTGGATCACCGGGTCCGGACTCGTCCCGGAGGGCACCCCGCTGGCGCACGCCGACGCCTCCTGGCTCGTCGGGTTCCGCGAACTTCGTGGTCGTATCGGACAGTTGGTGCCAGGTGGGCCGGCGCCACAGGGGCGGCTGTACGGTCTCGCGCTCGGCCGCGTCAACGAGATCGCCCGCGCCGCGCCCCCGGCCCCGCGTGCCGTGCCCGGTGAAGACGGCACGCTCGTGCGTGAGTTGCACGGTCCGCCCGAGTGCGCGGCGCTGCTCGGGGCCGTCGCCCGGGACGCCGTGGAACTCCTCACGGATCCGGTCGCGCGGGCGGGGCTCCGGCAGTGCGAGGGGGACAACTGCCCGATCGTCTACCTCGATACGTCACGGGGGCGCAGGCGCCGCTGGTGTTCCAGCGAGGTCTGCGGGAACCGCGAAAGGGTGGCCCGGCATCGACGACGGGCGGCGGTCGCCCGCGCCTGA
- a CDS encoding acyltransferase: protein MSTTPTQPVTRDQPEILKPSSPVRDRYFDLLRALALFRVVLYHLMGWAWLPLVFPSMGVMFALAGNLMARSLRSRPPLHVVRGRMRRLLPPLWLLGAVGVTGMLAQGWGPDAEGHPGWWWLHLTFWILPLSDPPYAEGLAGIQGLVGEDWAAELAGPLWYLRAYLWFVLLSPFLLKALRALPLATILAPIALSAAFEFGYLALPGERFPSALTDFSTFGACWILGMAHQEGVLKRIPQYVVPSVAPAIACLGLWYALEHGFRQGHDLDEIPFAQSVWSFATVLLLLHLSPSWTEWPDRLRHWRRLITLLNTRAVTIYLWHNACILVAATLWDRLWNVDVLADQYAWLLESPWPVLVLVWLLIGGCVVAFGWAEDLAARRKPRLWPDGAERGRTAKHR, encoded by the coding sequence ATGAGTACGACACCCACGCAGCCCGTCACGCGGGACCAGCCCGAGATCCTCAAGCCGTCGTCCCCCGTCCGCGACCGCTACTTCGACCTCCTGAGGGCCCTCGCCCTCTTCCGGGTCGTCCTCTACCACCTCATGGGCTGGGCCTGGCTGCCGCTCGTGTTCCCCTCGATGGGGGTGATGTTCGCGCTGGCGGGCAACCTCATGGCCCGCTCCCTCAGGAGCCGCCCGCCCCTCCACGTCGTACGCGGCCGGATGCGCCGTCTGCTGCCCCCGCTGTGGCTGCTCGGCGCGGTGGGTGTGACGGGCATGCTGGCGCAGGGCTGGGGCCCGGACGCCGAAGGGCATCCCGGCTGGTGGTGGCTGCACCTCACGTTCTGGATCCTGCCGCTGAGCGACCCGCCGTACGCCGAAGGCCTGGCCGGGATCCAGGGGCTCGTCGGCGAGGACTGGGCGGCGGAGCTGGCGGGACCGCTGTGGTACCTCCGCGCGTACCTCTGGTTCGTGCTGCTGTCCCCCTTCCTGCTGAAGGCCCTGCGCGCGCTGCCTTTGGCTACGATCCTGGCGCCGATCGCCCTGTCGGCGGCCTTCGAGTTCGGCTACCTCGCGCTGCCGGGCGAGCGATTCCCCTCGGCGTTGACCGACTTCAGCACGTTCGGCGCCTGCTGGATCCTGGGCATGGCCCACCAGGAGGGCGTCCTGAAGCGCATCCCCCAGTACGTCGTCCCCTCGGTGGCACCGGCGATCGCCTGCCTCGGCCTGTGGTACGCACTGGAGCACGGCTTCCGGCAGGGCCACGACCTGGACGAAATCCCGTTCGCCCAGTCCGTGTGGTCCTTCGCGACGGTGCTGCTGCTCCTGCACCTCAGCCCGTCGTGGACCGAGTGGCCGGACAGGCTGCGCCACTGGAGGCGGCTGATCACCCTCCTCAACACGCGAGCGGTGACGATCTACCTCTGGCACAACGCGTGCATCCTCGTCGCGGCCACCCTCTGGGACCGGCTGTGGAACGTCGACGTCCTGGCGGATCAGTACGCCTGGCTCCTGGAAAGCCCCTGGCCGGTGCTGGTCCTCGTCTGGCTGCTCATCGGCGGCTGCGTGGTCGCCTTCGGCTGGGCGGAGGACCTGGCGGCACGGCGGAAGCCGCGGCTGTGGCCGGACGGAGCGGAACGCGGTCGTACCGCCAAACACAGGTGA
- a CDS encoding MFS transporter, with protein MPRSTPRKPPLYTVTADTLVAVDFHPRTRNRPPGPYRRLFTVPGTRAFTAGNLLARLPMGMFSVSAVVMIAGTRGSYALAGAVTATGLAATALVAPWTARLVDRYGQARIAVPATLLAALGSLALLLCVRYDAPAWTLFAAYAATATTPNLGGMSRARWAHLLQGDHEALHTANSFEQAVDELCFMLGPALAAFLCGTFFPEAGTLTGVVLLVTGMLLFAAQRSTQPPAHRRTSAETKSLFRVRGLPPLLAVCLAMGVAFGAMEVVTIAFADARGHRAAAGVVLGLQAAGSCAAGLLYGALRPAGPPRKRYVWCIAAMTALLTLPLLAATLTGSLLALAGALLVAGMATAPTMVTGMSLIQRSTPEARLNEGMTLAVTGLLGGIAGGSALGGWLAEHVSATAGFGVPVTAAAVALLISLAPFDHPNTCRNSRRTH; from the coding sequence ATGCCGCGATCGACCCCGAGGAAGCCACCTCTGTACACCGTCACCGCCGACACCCTGGTCGCCGTCGACTTCCATCCCCGTACGAGGAACCGCCCGCCCGGCCCGTACCGCCGTCTCTTCACCGTCCCCGGCACCCGCGCCTTCACCGCCGGGAATCTGCTGGCCCGGCTGCCGATGGGCATGTTCAGCGTGAGCGCGGTCGTCATGATCGCCGGTACCCGGGGCTCGTACGCCCTCGCCGGTGCCGTCACCGCGACCGGGCTGGCGGCGACCGCGCTGGTCGCCCCGTGGACCGCGCGGCTCGTCGACCGGTACGGGCAGGCCCGGATCGCCGTGCCCGCCACCCTCCTCGCGGCGCTGGGCTCGCTCGCGCTGCTGCTGTGCGTGCGCTACGACGCCCCCGCCTGGACCCTCTTCGCCGCCTACGCCGCCACCGCGACCACGCCCAACCTCGGCGGCATGTCCCGCGCCCGCTGGGCCCACCTGCTGCAGGGCGACCACGAGGCCCTGCACACCGCGAACTCCTTCGAACAGGCCGTGGACGAGCTGTGCTTCATGCTGGGCCCGGCGCTCGCGGCATTCCTGTGCGGGACGTTCTTCCCGGAGGCGGGCACCCTCACCGGCGTGGTGCTGCTGGTGACAGGCATGCTGCTGTTCGCCGCGCAGCGCTCGACGCAGCCGCCGGCCCACCGGCGGACCTCGGCCGAAACGAAGTCACTCTTCCGTGTTCGCGGCCTGCCGCCCCTGCTCGCCGTCTGTCTCGCCATGGGCGTGGCGTTCGGGGCGATGGAGGTCGTCACGATCGCGTTCGCGGACGCGCGGGGGCACCGCGCGGCGGCCGGCGTGGTGCTCGGCCTGCAGGCGGCCGGTTCGTGCGCGGCGGGTCTGCTGTACGGGGCGCTGAGGCCGGCCGGTCCCCCGCGGAAACGCTACGTGTGGTGCATAGCCGCGATGACCGCCCTGCTGACGTTGCCGCTGCTCGCCGCCACCCTGACCGGCTCGCTCCTCGCCCTGGCGGGCGCGCTGCTGGTCGCCGGGATGGCGACGGCCCCGACGATGGTCACCGGCATGAGCCTGATCCAGCGAAGCACCCCCGAGGCCCGTCTCAACGAGGGCATGACCCTCGCGGTGACCGGCCTGCTCGGCGGGATCGCCGGCGGCAGCGCGCTGGGCGGCTGGCTGGCGGAGCACGTGTCGGCCACGGCGGGATTCGGGGTGCCGGTCACGGCGGCGGCGGTGGCGCTGCTGATCTCGCTCGCCCCGTTCGACCATCCGAACACTTGCCGCAATTCCCGCAGGACCCATTGA
- a CDS encoding extracellular solute-binding protein yields the protein MLTARRRVTALAAAALSGALLLTSCGDSDSGGSSDGKTLKLWHYEAPNSAMGQAWDAAIKEFEAKHPGVKVEFEEKGFEQIQKTAPMVLNSSDAPDLMEYNKGNATAGHLSQQGLLTDLTAEATKRGWDKKLAEGVRTTSLYDTDGVMGSGKWYGVTNYAEYTMVFYNKDLFAKHKIAEPKTFDELTAAMGKFVAEGVTPLANAGAEYPAHQYLYQLALSKADRAWVDAYELYKGKTDFHDAAWTYAADTFADWVKKGYISKDSTSSKAEDAGVSFLQGKSPIFFSGSWWYGRFQDEAKFDWGTFLWPGSNLTLGSGGNLWVVPKGAKNKELAYDFIDITLSKQIQTLLGNKGGVPVAADASAITDPKSKTLIDDFNTLSRRDGLAFYPDWPVSGFYDVLVSETQKLMTGGAKPDDYLDALQEAYDKDVPKR from the coding sequence ATGTTAACGGCACGAAGGCGTGTGACGGCCCTGGCCGCGGCGGCTCTGAGCGGAGCCCTGCTCCTGACCTCCTGCGGCGATTCGGACAGCGGCGGTTCCTCCGACGGCAAGACGTTGAAGCTCTGGCACTACGAGGCCCCGAACAGCGCGATGGGGCAGGCCTGGGACGCGGCCATCAAGGAGTTCGAGGCCAAGCACCCGGGCGTGAAGGTGGAGTTCGAGGAGAAGGGCTTCGAACAGATCCAGAAGACCGCCCCGATGGTCCTGAACTCCTCCGACGCGCCCGACCTCATGGAGTACAACAAGGGCAACGCGACGGCGGGCCACCTCTCCCAGCAGGGCCTGCTCACCGACCTGACCGCTGAGGCGACCAAGCGCGGCTGGGACAAGAAGCTCGCCGAGGGCGTCCGCACCACCAGCCTCTACGACACCGACGGGGTCATGGGCTCCGGCAAGTGGTACGGCGTGACCAACTACGCCGAGTACACGATGGTCTTCTACAACAAGGACCTGTTCGCCAAGCACAAGATCGCCGAGCCGAAGACGTTCGACGAACTGACCGCCGCCATGGGCAAGTTCGTGGCCGAGGGCGTCACCCCGCTCGCCAACGCCGGCGCCGAATACCCCGCCCACCAGTACCTCTACCAGCTCGCCCTGTCGAAGGCCGACCGCGCCTGGGTCGACGCCTACGAGCTGTACAAGGGCAAGACCGACTTCCACGACGCCGCCTGGACCTACGCGGCCGACACCTTCGCCGACTGGGTGAAGAAGGGCTACATCAGCAAGGACTCCACCAGCTCCAAGGCGGAGGACGCCGGCGTCTCCTTCCTCCAGGGCAAGTCGCCGATCTTCTTCTCCGGCAGCTGGTGGTACGGCCGCTTCCAGGACGAGGCGAAGTTCGACTGGGGCACCTTCCTGTGGCCCGGCTCGAACCTCACCCTCGGCTCCGGCGGCAACCTGTGGGTGGTCCCCAAGGGCGCCAAGAACAAGGAACTCGCCTACGACTTCATCGACATCACCCTGTCGAAGCAGATCCAGACCCTGCTGGGCAACAAGGGCGGCGTCCCGGTGGCGGCGGACGCGAGCGCCATCACCGACCCGAAGTCCAAGACCCTCATCGACGACTTCAACACCCTCTCCCGGCGCGACGGCCTGGCCTTCTACCCCGACTGGCCGGTCTCCGGCTTCTACGACGTCCTCGTCTCCGAGACGCAGAAGCTGATGACGGGCGGTGCGAAACCCGACGACTACCTGGACGCGTTGCAGGAGGCGTACGACAAGGACGTACCGAAGCGATGA